A genomic region of Papaver somniferum cultivar HN1 chromosome 7, ASM357369v1, whole genome shotgun sequence contains the following coding sequences:
- the LOC113300606 gene encoding uncharacterized protein LOC113300606, translating to MSSSSMLSLNNTSTLTSNFSTNLHSFKRNAQTPILISNGGFLKTQSSSKFLLNSHIIISSSSSRLIACCAKNQSVYEEEEIQKEDGVIESEQLNVEIGNPPPVVLPVSKLNSTNQVFFLLAFIAATTSIAFTSLVVAAVPALYEMGRAAISLSKLADTAREELPSTMAAIRLSGMEISDLTLELSDLSQEISDGVNKSAQAVQAAEAGIRQVGTIAKQQAVSMIQERANLPVISIQPVVVGAAKKTSRAVGNATKTLLNMITRGESTSDDEDHGNDRIDLF from the exons ATGAGTTCATCTTCAATGTTATCTCTAAACAATACTTCAACTCTAACTTCAAATTTCTCTACAAATTTACATTCATTCAAACGAAATGCCCAAACCCCAATTCTCATTTCAAATGGGGGGTTTCTCAAAACCCAGAGTAGTAGTAAATTTCTATTGAACTCACATATtataatatcttcttcttcttctaggttAATTGCATGTTGTGCTAAAAATCAAAGTGTTTATGAAGAAGAGGAGATTCAAAAAGAAGATGGGGTTATTGAAAGTGAGCAGCTTAATGTTGAAATCGGAAACCCTCCTCCAGTGGTTCTTCCTGTTTCTAAATTGAACTCGACTAATCAAGTATTCTTTCTATTGGCTTTCATTGCTGCCACG ACTTCCATAGCATTTACCAGCCTTGTTGTAGCAGCTGTGCCGGCATTATAT GAAATGGGAAGAGCTGCAATATCTCTTTCAAAGCTGGCTGATACAGCTCGGGAAGAACTCCCTAGTACGATGGCCGCAATCAGGCTTTCAGGCATGGAGATTAGTGATCTTACTTTGGAACTGAGTGACTTGAG CCAAGAGATATCAGATGGAGTTAACAAGTCGGCTCAAGCTGTTCAAGCAGCAGAAGCTGGTATACGTCAAGTTGGAACTATTGCCAAACAGCAAGCCGTAT CAATGATACAGGAGAGAGCCAACTTACCCGTTATCTCCATACAACCAGTGGTTGTAGGGGCCGCAAAGAAGACATCTCGTGCTGTTGGCAATGCCACAAAGACGTTATTGAATATGATAACACGAGGTGAGTCTACCTCTGACGATGAAGATCATGGAAATGATAGAATTGATCTCTTCTGA
- the LOC113294379 gene encoding F-box protein At3g07870-like has translation MHGFGYSTSTKEYKVVSVCKSGRDPNFGILYVYTLGSGTGWRYVMKMDYDVLFHKQIGAFANGAVHWLGKEGTIVAFDLDDEEFRKLPPPPCLPRDGTRPSFGTLLVIGDVLCTYYKFKRGIEIWFLKENINNTGDVIWSQECSHVNVIPITFTNSGCLLCYDCCAKNVYHYVPTVSSFDLLGNFGGNFQFGIPHTNTLVSLKALGEEDTKQMDMKEQDLVRDRKQ, from the coding sequence ATGCATGGATTTGGTTACAGTACTTCAACCAAGGAGTACAAGGTTGTCAGCGTCTGCAAGTCTGGGAGAGACCCAAATTTTGGAATTCTGTATGTCTACACTCTTGGCAGTGGCACTGGATGGAGATATGTTATGAAGATGGACTATGATGTGTTATTTCATAAACAAATTGGTGCATTTGCGAATGGAGCTGTTCATTGGCTAGGTAAGGAAGGAACCATTGTTGCCTTCGATTTGGATGATGAAGAGTTCCGCAAACTTCCACCACCACCTTGTTTGCCACGAGATGGTACTCGGCCAAGTTTTGGTACACTACTGGTTATAGGCGATGTTTTATGCACATATTATAAATTTAAGAGAGGTATTGAGATATGGTTTCTGAAGGAGAATATAAATAATACTGGGGATGTGATTTGGAGTCAAGAGTGTAGTCATGTTAATGTCATACCGATCACCTTTACAAATAGTGGTTGCCTTCTATGCTATGATTGTTGTGCTAAAAATGTCTACCATTACGTTCCCACGGTTTCATCTTTCGACTTGCTTGGGAATTTTGGGGGAAATTTTCAATTTGGAATCCCTCACACGAACACCTTAGTGTCATTGAAAGCATTAGGAGAAGAAGATACGAAACAGATGGACATGAAAGAGCAAGATTTAGTGCGAGACAGAAAGCAGTAG
- the LOC113294380 gene encoding MATH domain and coiled-coil domain-containing protein At3g58360-like, which translates to MAKTPELTPDDRPTGAITMYRDAPPTHFSFTIRSFSMLAKTSIESYETNHFEAGGYKWKLCMYPNGNKTKNIKDHISLYLVMVDANSLNPGWNVKVVFLYDQNQDKYLAMEDSNTRRFHVRKMDWGFDQFIAHKAFNDPANGYLVDDVAEVFVSKESCKGREEHLSMIKGAVAFKHFWKIENFAKIQTEFLESEAFIAGDHSWKVRLFPKGSGEGKGTHLSLYLVLAEDPAKLPVTRKVYVEFILRVKHISDGRSIQNKVIRWFGPGNSKGWAKFLQLTYMTQQGFLQRDSCNVEAEVTVLGVVD; encoded by the exons ATGGCAAAAACACCGGAACTTACACCAGACGACCGGCCAA CTGGAGCTATAACAATGTATAGAGATGCACCACCAACTCACTTCTCCTTTACAATCCGGTCATTCTCGATGCTTGCAAAAACTTCAATCGAGAGCTATGAAACCAATCATTTTGAAGCTGGTGGTTACAAATG GAAGTTGTGTATGTATCCAAATGGAAACAAGACTAAAAATATCAAGGATCATATTTCTCTATACTTGGTAATGGTGGATGCAAATTCATTAAATCCAGGGTGGAACGTCAAAGTGGTGTTCTTGTATGATCAAAACCAAGACAAGTACTTGGCAATGGAAG ACAGCAACACAAGGAGATTTCATGTAAGGAAGATGGACTGGGGTTTCGACCAATTTATAGCTCATAAGGCTTTCAATGATCCTGCCAATGGTTACCTTGTGGACGATGTAGCCGAGGTGTTTGTTTCTAAAGAGAGTTGTAAAGGCAGAGAAGAGCACCTTTCAATGATAAAAGGAGCCGTTGCTTTTAAACATTTCTGGAAGATTgaaaattttgccaaaatccAGACCGAATTTTTGGAGTCTGAAGCATTCATTGCCGGGGATCACTCATG GAAAGTCAGGCTTTTTCCTAAAGGAAGTGGAGAGGGCAAAGGAACTCATCTGTCTCTTTACTTAGTTTTGGCTGAGGATCCTGCAAAGTTGCCCGTTACACGGAAAGTATACGTAGAGTTCATCTTACGCGTAAAACACATAAGCGACGGAAGATCTATACAAAACAAAG TAATCAGGTGGTTCGGTCCTGGCAACAGTAAAGGTTGGGCAAAGTTTCTGCAACTTACTTACATGACTCAACAAGGATTTCTACAAAGAGATTCATGCAATGTTGAAGCTGAAGTTACTGTGCTTGGGGTAGTCGATTAA
- the LOC113294381 gene encoding probable serine/threonine-protein kinase At1g01540, which produces MASWIDTVNRFLSQLSLILGMRLPFVFGMKLWVFAMIGIIVFLILLTCCCIGCRKSPRYRAVSYPKNQTLQKKVNSLPYVPQVHIDIDKTENPLSKFSQPLEISPLGWRLHQFTSGEISAATDIFSNDNMIEEGRHGVVYRGVLRDGTWVAVKRFNHGNAKEFIAEVQALRRVRHKNCITLLGYCLDGTSKMLVYEYVNNGNLHQWLHMGVMQYSPLTWDMRLDIMIGIAKALSNIHEGLEHKIIHRDIKSCNILLDNHWNPKVADFGVSRILDSYISQVETRVIGTYGYVAPEYACTGILNDRSDVYSFGVLVMEIVSGRSPSSFSESSEETSLVDWFKKLIETQRFNETGDPKMPYQPCSKALKNVLLVALRCVDPDAKQRPKMSQIVHMLENTDRLRYHEKHKTTQEA; this is translated from the coding sequence ATGGCATCATGGATAGATACAGTAAACAGATTTCTTTCACAGCTCAGTTTAATCCTCGGCATGAGACTCCCTTTCGTCTTTGGCATGAAACTCTGGGTGTTTGCTATGATTGGCATCatcgtctttcttattctcttAACCTGCTGCTGTATTGGTTGCAGAAAATCTCCAAGATACAGAGCTGTTTCATATCCTAAAAACCAAACCCTGCAAAAGAAAGTAAATTCTTTACCTTATGTTCCTCAAGTACACATTGATATAGATAAAACAGAGAATCCATTATCAAAGTTTTCTCAGCCGTTGGAAATTTCTCCTTTGGGTTGGAGGCTACATCAGTTTACTTCCGGAGAAATTAGTGCTGCGACTGATATCTTTTCTAATGATAATATGATCGAAGAAGGTCGGCATGGAGTTGTTTACCGAGGTGTTTTGCGTGATGGTACATGGGTAGCTGTGAAACGGTTCAACCATGGCAATGCCAAAGAATTTATAGCTGAGGTCCAAGCACTTAGGCGTGTCAGGCACAAAAATTGCATCACATTGCTTGGATACTGTTTGGATGGGACTTCCAAGATGCTTGTTTATGAGTATGTGAACAATGGTAATCTCCATCAGTGGCTTCATATGGGTGTAATGCAATACAGCCCTCTAACATGGGACATGCGCCTGGATATTATGATTGGAATTGCGAAAGCATTGAGCAACATCCATGAAGGTCTTGAGCATAAAATCATTCATCGCGATATCAAGTCATGCAATATATTACTTGACAACCACTGGAATCCTAAGGTTGCTGATTTTGGAGTTTCCAGGATTTTAGATTCTTACATTAGCCAAGTGGAAACTCGTGTAATTGGAACATATGGGTATGTCGCACCAGAATATGCTTGCACTGGTATCTTGAATGACAGGAGTGATGTTTACAGCTTTGGTGTGCTTGTTATGGAGATAGTTAGCGGGAGGTCACCTTCCAGTTTCAGTGAATCCTCTGAAGAGACGAGCTTGGTGGATTGGTTTAAGAAGCTGATTGAGACACAAAGATTCAATGAAACAGGAGATCCTAAAATGCCTTATCAACCTTGTTCAAAGGCGCTCAAAAATGTTCTACTAGTTGCTCTTCGATGCGTTGATCCAGATGCAAAACAAAGGCCTAAAATGAGCCAAATTGTGCACATGCTCGAGAATACAGATCGCTTGCGTTACCATGAGAAACATAAGACGACGCAAGAGGCGTAA
- the LOC113296732 gene encoding 40S ribosomal protein S5-like — protein MAEVAVAQDVAPNLDVKLFNKWTFDDIQVSDISLADYIGVNASRHATYVPHTAGRYSAKRFRKAQCPIIERLTNSLMMHGRNNGKKLMAVRIIKHAMDIIHLLTDANPIQIIVDAVINSGPREDATRIGSAGVVRRQAVDISPLRRVNQAIYLLTTGARESAFRNVKTIAECLADELINAAKGSSNSYAIKKKDEIERVAKANR, from the exons ATGGCGGAAGTAGCTGTTGCTCAAGATGTAGCACCAAACCTTGATGTTAAGCTTTTCAACAAGTGGACTTTCGATGATATCCAG GTTAGTGACATATCACTTGCAGATTACATTGGAGTAAATGCATCTAGACATGCTACCTACGTTCCTCACACTGCTGGGAGATACTCTGCTAAAAGGTTCCGTAAGGCACAGTGTCCTATTATTGAAAGATTGACAAACTCTCTCATGATGCACGGCCGTAACAATGGAAAGAAGCTTATGGCTGTTCGTATCATCAAGCATGCTATGGACATCATTCATCTTTTGACTGATGCCAACCCTATCCAAATCATTGTTGATGCTGTTATCAACAG TGGGCCAAGGGAAGATGCTACAAGGATTGGTTCAGCTGGAGTTGTAAGGCGTCAAGCTGTTGATATTTCCCCATTGAGGAGAGTCAACCAGGCAATATACCTTCTCACCACTGGTGCCAGGGAGAGTGCATTTAGGAATGTCAAGACAATTGCTGAGTGCCTTGCTGACGAGCTTATCAATGCAGCTAAGGGTTCTTCCAACAG CTACGCTATTAAGAAGAAGGATGAGATTGAGCGTGTTGCCAAGGCCAATCGTTAA